Within Nitrospira sp. MA-1, the genomic segment TTGGCTGTCCCTCCTTTTAGGCTATTGAAGGCGTCCAAACCTCGGGATATCTTGGGAGAAAAATTGCAGGTTTGCCAACGAAATTCTAGCACTTTTCCTCAAAATGAGGAGGACGTCTATGCGGTTTTGGTCTCTAATAATCTGGTTCCTCCTATTGTTTCCCTCGTCGGCCCTCCCGGAGGTATGGGATTTTTCCTGTACCGAGGCTGTCTCTCTTTTGAGGGCCGCTCAGGACCGGGTCGTCCGGCAGCATGACCAATTGCAGGAAGCTAAATTTAGTCTCCGGCATGCCCCAAAAGAATTTGATGGGTGCAGGCGGAGTCGTCGTGGATTTCAAGGGGGAAAGATTCATTGTGTGACTCATCAATCCCCCCAAGGGAATCTTTTGAGAGATATCCTTGTTGCTCAACGAAGCCTTGATGCATCCATCCAGGATTTTAAAAAATACCAGAAAGATCTGGGTTTATCCTGCTCTATGCCTTCTCCCTAGCCAGGTATTCTGTTCTCTCCACTCTTATTCCACTCCACCCACAAAATACTGTCTCGGAGGGTGGTTCTCCTTCGATCCTGCTTTCAGTGTTTGGTCTGAGTTAAAACCGTCAACATGCCATGGCTGTTTTTTATCTCTTCCCGAGGAGGGCGACTTTAATCATTGGTTTAAACTCCCCCCATCTCGGGCAGAGATCATGACTGTTTTTGCTTTCATGCTCGATGAAAATGATGCTGTCCCCGGGCTAACCGTTGTTTTGCCAAACAAGAAGTGATGTTTACGTAAATTCATGTAATCATCGACCGGTGCCACTGAATAACCAGGCAAAGCTTTCCTTTCATCGATAGGAGGAAGAGATCTTTGATGCTCAGTCTTAAAAAGATTTTAGCCTCATTTTTTTCTCCTCTCTCTCTTTGTATCGAGATGATTGCTTTTGGGCTTCTCCTATTGTGTTTTTCCCGGAAGCAAAATGCTGGGAAAGTTTTCATTACCCTGGGGTTTATTCTTCTTGTCGTCAGCGGTTACGAAGGAGTGTCGGGGAGAATCATACAAACGCTGGAATCACAATATCCTCCAATTAATCTTTCTCAGGTTATGCCTCCTGGGGGTGTCGCAAATGCCCAAGGTTCCGTGAAATGGATTGTTGTCCTGGCCAGCGGCATTGCCGGAGATGCGACGTTACCTTATCAACTTCAAGTGTCCTATCATTCCCGTGTTCGGCTGATGGAGGGGATTCGGCTTCATCGCCTGCTACCCGGCAGCAAAATCATCCTGACAGGGGGGACTGGATTTGATGGGTCCCCTGAAGCGACTGCAATGAGTAGGGTGGCCGAGGAATTGGGCGTCAGTCGAGCAGATATGGTTCTGGAGGTTGAATCCCGTGATACCAAGGATCATCCTCACTATGTTCGGGAAATCGTCCATGATGAGCCTTTTATCCTGGTGACAAGTGCCTTCCATATGCCACGCGCGGTCAGGTTATTTGAGAAACAGGGTCTAATTCCAATCCCGGCATCAACAGGACATTGGGTTCCTCCCATCCAGTTTTGGTCTTTGGTGAACTTTTTTCCCAGTTCCACAGGTGTGCGCCTTGCCGAATTGGCGTATCATGAATATCTGGGATTATTGTGGGCTCGGTTTCAAGGCCAGATTGAATGAGTCGTGATGAGACGCGCTGAATCTTAATCTTTTAATGCGGATGGAAAATTAGTTGAGAAGGTTGATGCCCCTACCCTGAGCGGGGGGAGTTTACAGCAGGCCTTATTTCTCAGCTTGGGCTGTCCGATAGAGATGGAAAAGGATGTAATCGGGTAGGTTTCTTTACTTATGTTACCTGAGACTTTTTGGAGATCAGTAAACGTATGATTGGGCAAAAATGTGGGGGAGGAGCCCTCATTTTGTGTCTAATTTTTTTGTCTATAGGAGGGTGTAGTATTTGGGAATCGTATTCCCACCCCGACCATGGTCCTACTCGTGCTGATCGTATTTGCCATCCTTATGGAGACTGCGTGCAAGGGGTATGGGTTGCCACCGATAGAGCAGAGACGGGTACGGCTGAAGCACATGCACACTGTGTTACGCAGGTTGGCGCAGAGCAGGGGAACGATTGGAAGAAAAAGTCGGTCACTCAGGGGTTGGAAATAGGTGAGTGCATGGAACGACGCGGATTTTTGCTCAAGCAGTGATAGAAGGAGAAAGTTTCATTAAGTTATCTTAAGCAAGTGATCTCCTAATACTCATCCACATACCTCTCTCTTGACCCTTTCATGATGCGTGTGGCTGAAGAAAGTAATCATTTCCCATCTGCTAGGTTTTATTTCTCTTGGCCATTCGAATCGGTGGCGGTTACACAAATTGTGGCATGAAGGGTTTCCTCTGGTTTAAGGTTGAAAAGAACTTTTTCTTGAATGGTCCCCCCCCCTCCTGGATTGGTCGCACTCATCTCTTTATATTTGATTAATCCTTTTCCTATATCTTGGTAAATGGTAGTCTTGGCAAGATTTGTGAGCGTCTCGCCGTTGGCTTTTGTTGTGGGTTCGATGTATGAAATGTTGACAACAGGGTTGGATCCCGTCACCGTGATATTGGCAGAGGTGAGACAGGTCAAGGCAGCTTTAATTTCAGAAGTAGAGATCGGCGGAGATATGGGTTGAGGCTCTTCTGAGGAAACGAATGAATCGGTTGGGTTTGAAGGGATATCGGCCTGAGGCGTACTTGCGTTGGTGGATGGGAGTTCAGAGGGAAGGCAAGAGGGGCGTAGCCAACATAATACGGTGTCCAGTCTTTCCTGAGATTGTGGAGATGAGCAGGCAAGAAGACTGGAACAAAGAGCCAGGATCATAAGAAATCGGATTTTAATATTCACAGGTAATGGTACTCTTTAACCGGTTTTGCAAAGCTGGGTTGCGACAATAATAAATCGGACGATTGATTTTTGAGGTTGGCTGCCTTTGTATTCTATCCCTCCTCTGGTCTTAACGGAAGGCTTGCTTTAAGCTTAGGAGTATCATCAGGCTAAACGGATATTAAATGGGAAATAGAAAGGTGGACATGAACAGGTGAGAAAAAACCAATCAATTGCTTCTTTGTCCAAAGGGGTAAAAACAGTAAAATCTCTCAAAAAAAAAGATTCTCCCCGATCGTTAAGTAAGCCGAAAAAAGTTTTAAAGGCGCTGAGACTGTTTGCAACAGATGTGGATGGGGTTCTGACCGATGCCGGAATGTATTATGGGGAATCAGGGGAAGAATTGAAAAAGTTTCACACCCGTGATGGCATGGGGATTAAACTTCTACAGGCCCAAGGGTTGATCACCGCTATTATTACAATGGAAAACACCAAAATCGTCGCTCGGCGAGGAAAAAAGCTTGGCATTCCCGAGGTTTTTCAGGGAGCGAAGGATAAGGTGGCGGTCCTTGGTCATTTGTCTGAAAAATACAAAATTCCTTTTGCACAAATGGCTTATATTGGAGATGATGTGAATGACGTGGAGGCTTTGAAAACTGTGGGATATGCCGCAGCGCCTGCAGATTGTGTGGAGCAGGTCCGTCAAGTTGTGCATTATGTATGCAAAAAAAATGGAGGTGAGGGAGCTGTTCGGGAATTTATCGATACAATTTTGGCTGTAAAAAACCCTTTGTAGTTTTACAAGTTTTTATTGTCTTTTTGAACGACATAATTCGAGAATTTGAGGTGTGGGTTTATAATCCATACCAAAATACTTATGGTTTTCTATTTGGTCCATTGGAGGAGTTGAAACGCTTTTTAGGAAAAAACTATGAATGCTCATGTCTATGGAGTGATTTTAGCCGGAGGAAGTGGTACCCGGTTTTGGCCATTGAGCCGGGAACGATTTCCCAAGCAATTTTTGAGAATATTGGGAGAAGGAACCCTTCTACAACAGACCTTTGAGCGTCTATTACAAAAAATTCCTGCGAATCGGATGGCAATTGTCACCAACGCGGTTCAAGCGGAATCCATCAAGCTCCAACTCAATCAATGGAAAGATGACATCGCTGAAAATGTAATTCTCGAGCCCGAAGGAAGAAATACCGCACCGGCTATCGCTTTAGCCGCCTTACAATTGATACATCAAGATCCTGAAGCGGTAATGGTGGTGGTTCCAGCTGATCATGTTGTGAAGGCCTCTAAGAAATTCATGCAAGCCGTACAATTTGCGAGTGAATTGGCGGTGGAGGGGCATCTTGTGACGTTTGGGATTCAGCCGACTCGTCCCGAGACAGGTTATGGCTATATTCAGCCTTTGAAGCGGCGGAAGGTAGGGACCAAAGGCGATTTTATCGGCTATTCGGTTGGCCGCTTTGTTGAAAAGCCGAACCTCACAACTGCCAGGCGCTATTTGCAATCTGGAAACTATTTTTGGAATAGCGGAATTTTTGTCTGGAAAGCTTCACAGATTTTATCAGAAATAGCCATTCATCAACCGGCGTTATCCAAGTTGTTAAGTGGTATTAAGCGTCGAATGGGAAGTGAGGAGTTCCCCTCCTACCTTCGGAAGGTATATGCCAAAGTCGAATCGCTTTCCATCGACAATGCGGTGATGGAGCATTCTTCTCGAAGCGTGGTCGTACCAATAGACTTTGGTTGGTCGGATGTGGGGAGTTGGAGTAGCCTGGAGGAAGTGGTCCCCCTGGATAAAGATGGAAATGTCCGGAATGGGAATATTGTCGATCTGGGGAGCCGCAACTCCGTGCTATTTGCGGATCGAAGGGTCGTTGCGACGATTGGCCTCAATAATATGGTGGTGGTGGACACGCCTGATGCCACTCTGGTCTGTCCTAAAGAGCGAACCCAAGATGTCAAAGCCGTCGTCAATCTGTTGAAACGACAGGGAGCGCCTGAACATTTAGAGCACCGAACCGTGGATCGTCCTTGGGGTTCCTATACCGTCATGGAAGAGGGTAAAGGATACAAGGTCAAGCGGATTGAAGTTACGCCTGGAAAACGGCTTTCCCTTCAACTTCATCATCAGCGTAGTGAGCATTGGGTGGTCATTGCAGGGACCGCCCGAGTGACCCGTGGCGAAGAAATCTACGATTTGCAGGCTGGCATGAGCACAGGGATAGCCAGGGAAGTTCCGCATCGCTTGGAAAATCCTGGGCGGATCCCTTTAGAGATTATTGAAATTCAAAATGGGCCCTACCTGGGGGAAGATGATATCGTTCGACTTCAGGACGATTTTGGTAGGTTGAGACCGATTGGGTAGGACTCGGAGGGAAAGAAAGCCAGATGGGAATTTTTCGAGAGTATGATATTCGCGGGATTGTTGAATGCGATTTAGGTCCAGATGTGGTTGAGCGAATAGGCCGTGCGTATGCGACCTTGGCTAGAGCACGTGGTGTTCGCAATATTACGGTGGGCCGGGATGGTCGCTTAACATCACCAACCCTTCGAAATCATCTTATTGCCGGCCTGACCAGTTCAGGGGTGAATGTATCGGATCTTGGCTTATGTGCGACCCCCTTACTGTATTTTTCACTGTTTTCCTGTGATGTGGACGGGGGCATCATGATTACCGGCAGCCACAATGCTGCTGAGTATAACGGGTTCAAGATGTGTATAGGCAAGGAAGCCTTATACGGAGATGATATTCAAGAATTACAGAAAATTTTTGAAAGTGGCGAGTTCGCATCTGGGTCAGGAACGGTTTTAACGCAAACCATCATTCCCGAATATCTTAAATTTTTACAAGACCATTTTTCTTTGCTGAGGGGACAGGGGCTTCGGGTCGTGATTGATTGTGGGAATGGGGCGGCTTCTCTAGTGGCCAAGGAAGCTTTAGAGCAATTGGGATGCGATGTGACCGGATTGTATTGCGATCTTGATGGTCATTTTCCCAACCATCATCCAGACCCCACTGTGCTGGATAATCTTAAGGACCTGATTGAAAAAGTCAGAGAAATCGGAGCAGATGTGGGAATCGGGTATGATGGTGATGCTGATCGAATTGGCGTCATTGATGAACAGGGCCAAATTATGTGGGGTGATCGGTTGTTGCTTCTTTTTGCCCGGGATGTGCTGGATACCAATCCAGGGTGTTCCATTATTTCAGAGGTGAAAGCCTCACAGGGGTTGTATGACGATATTCACAAACAAGGTGGACGGGGTATTATGTGGAAGACCGGACATTCCATCATTAAGGCCAAAATGAAAGAGGAAAAAGCGTTGCTCGCTGGAGAGATGTCGGGTCACCTGTTCTTTGCCGATCGGTACTATGGGTATGACGATGCTATTTATGCTTCTTGTCGGCTAATCGAAATTCTTGTGAAGCGGAAAAAGCCATTGTCTTCCCTGTTGGCGGATATTCCCCAAACGGTGGTGACGCCTGAAATTCGGGTAGATTGTCCGGATGATCAGAAATTTTCATTGGTAGAAATCGTCAAAAATCGGTTGAAGCACGCGGCCAGCACACAGAATCTGAAGACCTCACCTTTACCCATTCGTGACATCATTACGATTGATGGCATTCGTGTCCGATTCGATGAAGGGTGGGGTCTGATTCGAGCCTCAAACACTCAACCAGCATTAGTCCTTCGCTTTGAAGCCACTTCTCACGCTCATCTCACTCAAATCCAGTCCTATCTGGAAGGACAACTTTCTGAAGCCACAGCCGGCTCCACGGTCTAACTCTTATCACGGTATTTCACTTTTTCGATTTCAGTTTGTTTTTGAGCCCATTCTCAATCATTCCTGGTGATGGCATCGTCGATCGGATCAACGATTGGTGATGTCCGTCATTCAGGCTCCTCATTCAACAACGCAGCCGAGTCCGTCATTGGAGTTTTTTCAATATCGAAGCCATATTTCTGTCAAACGTGCGTTGCTCCTTTATGCGGAAAAGCATATAATGAAAATCCTCTAGAATTCCATTTGGATCGTGATTGATGACTCCGCGTTTTTCCTTATCGACACATACCTTTCGTGAGCAAGCGCTTATTCCCGGAACCTCCGGAGAATTTTCTCGTATCATCATGCAAATTGCCCTGGGTGGGAAGCTGATTGCCCAGGATCTGAGAAAAGCCGGATTGAGTCAATTTCTGGGTTCTACAGGGTTGATTAATGTTCAAGGCGAAGAGGTCCAAAAGTTGGACGAACGAGCCAATCAGATATTCCTGGATGTGTTTGAGCATATGGAACTGGTGAGTACGCTTGTTTCAGAGGAAATGGAAAAACCCTACCTCATTAAAGAAGCTGATGGTCAAGGGCGATATGCGGTCTTTTTGGATCCTTTGGATGGCTCCTCTAACATTGATGTGAACGCGTCCTTAGGGTCAATTTTTTCTATTCATCGACTTTCCGTTGAGGGGTTTCCCACTTCTGAAGATGCCCTGCGAAAAAAAGGGAGCGACCAAGTTGCGGCTGGATATATCCTCTATGGATCGAGTGTGCTGTTAGTCTATACCTGCGGCCATGGGGTTCACCAATTTACCTTGGATCAGGAGGCAGGTGAATTTTTTCTCTCAGCCAGGAATATTCAAATCCCCAAACGTGGGAAAATTTATAGTGTGAATGAAGGCAATCACCAAAAGTGGTCTACCGGCACACAGCAATTTCTTCACTATCTACAAGAAGTCGATGTCCAGACAGGCAGACCCTACACCAGTCGTTATTCCGGGTGTTTGGTGGCTGATGTGCATCGTGTTCTATGCAAGGGTGGCTTATATATGTATCCGGGAGAAAAGAAAAACCCCGAGGGGAAATTGAGGCTCATGTATGAAGCCGCCCCCCTATCATTTTTGGTTGAACAGGCCGGTGGCTTGGGGAGTACGGGAGGCGGGTCTGTCAATCAACTCATTCCCAAAGCCCTTCACCAGAGAGTCCCTCTATTTATTGGCAGTCAGGAGGATGTGACCAAAGCTGAAGCGTTCCTGCGGTCTGAGTTACCGATCTAGGGAAGGAGAATCTCTTATGGTGTTGCGAATGATATTTCTGGTTATTGCTGTGGTTCTGGGCATGGCCTTGGCATGGGGGGAAACTGACGGACAGACAGTCTTACTGCTCCTCGGCGCGGGAATAGGGGCCGCAGTCGGCGTAATAATTCTGGCCGTAGAACAGAGATTGAAGGTTATGTCTTTCCCGTTTGTCTTGTGTGGAGGGGGCGGATTAATCGTTGGTCTCCTTGTGGCAGGACTGATTGGGTCGGTGACGGGATTCGGCGCACGCTTTCCTTATTCCATCTTTAATATTTTGACGAGCTTGGTGTTCTTTTTGGGAATTCCCTATTGGGGATTGATCATGGGAGTCCGATTTGCCACTGAAGGATGGGACACACCAACTATTTCAACTGGAGATAGGGATTCCGTTCGCATCAAAAAACTTCTGGATACCAGCGTCATTATTGACGGCCGGATTGCAGATCTGTGCGAAACGGGCTTTATCGAGGGAACCCTTGTTGTTCCGCATTTTATTCTTCAGGAGTTACAGCATATTTCCGATTCCTCTGACGGATTAAAGCGGGCTCGTGGAAGGCGAGGGTTGGATATTTTGAATGTTCTTCAAAAAGTGAGCAATGTCAAGGTGGAACTGGTAGAGGATGATTTTCCTCATGTGAAAGAGGTGGATACGAAACTCATTGAACTGGCAAAGCAGATGGATGCAAAAGTGCTCACAAACGATTTCAATCTGAATAAGGTAGCTGGGATCCAAGGCGTGAGAGTGCTCAATATTAATGACCTCTGTAATGCGCTGAAACCGGTGGTACTCCCAGGTGAGACGATTCGAGTCTTTGTCTTGAAAGAGGGGAAAGAGTCAGGGCAAGGTGTGGCCTATTTAGATGATGGCACCATGGTGGTGGTTGACCACGCCAAACGATGGATCGGCAAAAATGCGGATGTGATTGTCACAAGTGTCCTGCAAACAAGTGCTGGCCGAATGATCTTTACCCGTCTGAAAGAAGAAACCGAACACGAGGAGTTAAGCTTTTCGCGTGTTTAATTCTGTTGTGGCGGTCGTCCCCGCCGCGGGTCTTGGTATCCGC encodes:
- a CDS encoding HAD hydrolase family protein, with the translated sequence MRKNQSIASLSKGVKTVKSLKKKDSPRSLSKPKKVLKALRLFATDVDGVLTDAGMYYGESGEELKKFHTRDGMGIKLLQAQGLITAIITMENTKIVARRGKKLGIPEVFQGAKDKVAVLGHLSEKYKIPFAQMAYIGDDVNDVEALKTVGYAAAPADCVEQVRQVVHYVCKKNGGEGAVREFIDTILAVKNPL
- the fbp gene encoding class 1 fructose-bisphosphatase; its protein translation is MTPRFSLSTHTFREQALIPGTSGEFSRIIMQIALGGKLIAQDLRKAGLSQFLGSTGLINVQGEEVQKLDERANQIFLDVFEHMELVSTLVSEEMEKPYLIKEADGQGRYAVFLDPLDGSSNIDVNASLGSIFSIHRLSVEGFPTSEDALRKKGSDQVAAGYILYGSSVLLVYTCGHGVHQFTLDQEAGEFFLSARNIQIPKRGKIYSVNEGNHQKWSTGTQQFLHYLQEVDVQTGRPYTSRYSGCLVADVHRVLCKGGLYMYPGEKKNPEGKLRLMYEAAPLSFLVEQAGGLGSTGGGSVNQLIPKALHQRVPLFIGSQEDVTKAEAFLRSELPI
- a CDS encoding phosphomannomutase/phosphoglucomutase, with the protein product MGIFREYDIRGIVECDLGPDVVERIGRAYATLARARGVRNITVGRDGRLTSPTLRNHLIAGLTSSGVNVSDLGLCATPLLYFSLFSCDVDGGIMITGSHNAAEYNGFKMCIGKEALYGDDIQELQKIFESGEFASGSGTVLTQTIIPEYLKFLQDHFSLLRGQGLRVVIDCGNGAASLVAKEALEQLGCDVTGLYCDLDGHFPNHHPDPTVLDNLKDLIEKVREIGADVGIGYDGDADRIGVIDEQGQIMWGDRLLLLFARDVLDTNPGCSIISEVKASQGLYDDIHKQGGRGIMWKTGHSIIKAKMKEEKALLAGEMSGHLFFADRYYGYDDAIYASCRLIEILVKRKKPLSSLLADIPQTVVTPEIRVDCPDDQKFSLVEIVKNRLKHAASTQNLKTSPLPIRDIITIDGIRVRFDEGWGLIRASNTQPALVLRFEATSHAHLTQIQSYLEGQLSEATAGSTV
- a CDS encoding YdcF family protein, encoding MLSLKKILASFFSPLSLCIEMIAFGLLLLCFSRKQNAGKVFITLGFILLVVSGYEGVSGRIIQTLESQYPPINLSQVMPPGGVANAQGSVKWIVVLASGIAGDATLPYQLQVSYHSRVRLMEGIRLHRLLPGSKIILTGGTGFDGSPEATAMSRVAEELGVSRADMVLEVESRDTKDHPHYVREIVHDEPFILVTSAFHMPRAVRLFEKQGLIPIPASTGHWVPPIQFWSLVNFFPSSTGVRLAELAYHEYLGLLWARFQGQIE
- a CDS encoding TRAM domain-containing protein, whose translation is MVLRMIFLVIAVVLGMALAWGETDGQTVLLLLGAGIGAAVGVIILAVEQRLKVMSFPFVLCGGGGLIVGLLVAGLIGSVTGFGARFPYSIFNILTSLVFFLGIPYWGLIMGVRFATEGWDTPTISTGDRDSVRIKKLLDTSVIIDGRIADLCETGFIEGTLVVPHFILQELQHISDSSDGLKRARGRRGLDILNVLQKVSNVKVELVEDDFPHVKEVDTKLIELAKQMDAKVLTNDFNLNKVAGIQGVRVLNINDLCNALKPVVLPGETIRVFVLKEGKESGQGVAYLDDGTMVVVDHAKRWIGKNADVIVTSVLQTSAGRMIFTRLKEETEHEELSFSRV
- a CDS encoding mannose-1-phosphate guanylyltransferase/mannose-6-phosphate isomerase, whose amino-acid sequence is MNAHVYGVILAGGSGTRFWPLSRERFPKQFLRILGEGTLLQQTFERLLQKIPANRMAIVTNAVQAESIKLQLNQWKDDIAENVILEPEGRNTAPAIALAALQLIHQDPEAVMVVVPADHVVKASKKFMQAVQFASELAVEGHLVTFGIQPTRPETGYGYIQPLKRRKVGTKGDFIGYSVGRFVEKPNLTTARRYLQSGNYFWNSGIFVWKASQILSEIAIHQPALSKLLSGIKRRMGSEEFPSYLRKVYAKVESLSIDNAVMEHSSRSVVVPIDFGWSDVGSWSSLEEVVPLDKDGNVRNGNIVDLGSRNSVLFADRRVVATIGLNNMVVVDTPDATLVCPKERTQDVKAVVNLLKRQGAPEHLEHRTVDRPWGSYTVMEEGKGYKVKRIEVTPGKRLSLQLHHQRSEHWVVIAGTARVTRGEEIYDLQAGMSTGIAREVPHRLENPGRIPLEIIEIQNGPYLGEDDIVRLQDDFGRLRPIG